The proteins below come from a single Fusobacterium nucleatum genomic window:
- a CDS encoding ABC transporter substrate-binding protein, producing the protein MKRKLFFGKILVSILLIFIFIACQKEENKEESIRTVSTVDIDSLNPYEVVSSASDRILLNVFEGLIMPGVDGTVIPALAESYEISEDGRTYTFSIRKGVKFHNGNDMDIKDVEFSLNYMSGKLGNIPTEALFENIEKIEILDDSHIAIHLSKPDSSFIYYMKEAIVPDENKDHLKDIAIGTGPYKIAEYQKEQKLVLSKNEEYWGEKAKISTVTILISPNSETNFLKLLSGEINFLTNIDPKRIPELDKYQILSSPSNLCLILSLNPKEKPFDDIEVRKAINLAIDKNKVIQLAMNGKGTPIYTNMSPVMSKFLWNAPEEQADPEKAKQILEEKKLLPMEFTLKVPNSSKFYLDTAQSIREQLKDIGITVNLEMIEWATWLSDVYTNKKYVASLAGLSGKMEPDAILRRYTSTYPKNFTNFNNARYDVLVEEAKRTSNEEKQIENYKEAQKILSEEQAAIFLMDPNIIIATEKGIEGFEFYPLPYLNFAKLYFKK; encoded by the coding sequence ATGAAAAGAAAGTTATTTTTTGGAAAAATATTAGTATCTATTTTATTGATTTTTATTTTTATTGCTTGTCAAAAAGAAGAAAACAAAGAAGAAAGTATCAGAACAGTTTCAACAGTAGATATTGATAGTCTAAACCCCTATGAAGTTGTTTCTAGTGCCTCTGACAGAATTCTTTTAAATGTGTTTGAAGGATTAATTATGCCAGGAGTAGATGGAACAGTTATTCCTGCCTTAGCAGAATCTTATGAAATTTCAGAAGATGGTAGAACATACACATTTTCAATCAGAAAGGGAGTAAAATTTCACAATGGAAATGATATGGATATTAAAGATGTAGAATTTTCATTGAATTATATGTCTGGAAAGTTAGGTAATATTCCAACAGAAGCACTATTTGAAAATATTGAAAAAATTGAAATATTAGATGATTCACATATTGCAATTCATTTATCTAAACCTGATTCTAGTTTTATTTACTATATGAAAGAAGCAATAGTTCCTGATGAAAATAAAGATCATTTAAAAGATATTGCAATAGGAACAGGACCATATAAAATTGCTGAATATCAAAAAGAACAAAAATTAGTTCTTAGTAAAAATGAAGAATATTGGGGAGAAAAAGCCAAAATTTCAACAGTTACAATCTTAATAAGTCCAAATTCAGAAACAAATTTTCTTAAATTATTATCTGGGGAAATAAATTTTTTAACAAACATTGACCCTAAGAGAATACCTGAATTAGATAAATATCAAATTCTTAGTTCTCCTTCAAATCTATGTTTGATTTTATCATTAAATCCTAAGGAAAAACCTTTTGATGATATTGAAGTACGTAAAGCAATTAATCTTGCTATTGATAAAAATAAGGTAATTCAATTAGCAATGAATGGAAAAGGAACTCCTATTTACACAAATATGAGTCCTGTTATGTCAAAATTTTTATGGAATGCACCAGAAGAACAAGCAGATCCAGAAAAAGCAAAACAAATTTTAGAAGAAAAGAAGCTATTACCTATGGAATTTACCTTAAAAGTTCCGAATAGCTCTAAGTTTTACTTAGATACTGCTCAATCTATTAGAGAACAACTAAAAGATATAGGAATTACAGTTAATTTAGAGATGATTGAGTGGGCGACTTGGCTTTCTGATGTCTATACTAATAAAAAATATGTAGCAAGTTTAGCTGGTTTATCTGGGAAAATGGAACCAGATGCTATTTTAAGAAGATATACTTCTACTTACCCAAAAAATTTTACAAATTTTAATAATGCAAGATATGATGTTTTAGTTGAAGAAGCCAAAAGAACTTCAAATGAAGAAAAACAAATAGAGAATTATAAGGAAGCTCAAA
- a CDS encoding enhanced serine sensitivity protein SseB has product MINIDEVTENQKLKELLKKMYEDNSSELENEILEEIIMKVNFLSYVNLDETETDFGNINFNVLTTDDNKIYLPAFTDLEELSKWGIPANMDTITLNFDNYVEIILENENIEGLVINPFGDSYILSREWLKELKAMKKERLKVNEIRIEANSKILISEPKQLPTMMMDAIKDCCDSLENVNKAWILEMITEKDKSWLLILDFEGDKNYIFSKISQATRNYLGNMYLDMLPYEDDFARNSVQNHKAFYTKNK; this is encoded by the coding sequence ATGATTAATATAGATGAAGTTACAGAAAATCAAAAATTAAAAGAATTATTAAAAAAGATGTATGAAGATAACAGTTCTGAATTAGAAAATGAAATCTTAGAAGAAATTATTATGAAAGTTAATTTTTTAAGTTATGTAAATTTAGATGAAACTGAAACAGATTTTGGAAATATAAACTTTAATGTTTTAACTACTGATGATAATAAAATTTATCTTCCAGCATTTACTGATTTAGAAGAGCTATCTAAATGGGGTATTCCAGCCAATATGGATACAATTACTTTAAATTTTGATAACTATGTTGAAATAATTTTAGAAAATGAAAATATAGAAGGTTTAGTTATCAACCCTTTTGGAGATTCATATATACTTTCAAGAGAATGGTTAAAAGAATTAAAAGCTATGAAAAAAGAAAGATTAAAAGTAAATGAAATTAGAATTGAAGCTAATTCAAAAATATTAATATCTGAACCTAAACAACTTCCAACTATGATGATGGACGCTATAAAAGATTGTTGTGATAGTTTAGAGAATGTAAATAAAGCTTGGATTTTAGAAATGATAACTGAAAAAGATAAAAGTTGGCTTTTGATTTTAGATTTTGAAGGAGATAAAAATTACATTTTCTCAAAAATAAGTCAAGCTACTAGAAACTACCTTGGAAATATGTATTTAGACATGTTACCATATGAAGACGATTTTGCAAGAAATTCTGTACAAAATCATAAAGCATTTTATACTAAAAATAAATAA